ATAGATCAGCGCCGGAATCGCCAGCAGCGCCGTCAGCAGCAACATCACCGCCGCCAGCCGGTCGATGACCAGCACGATCCCCCAGGGCGCCATCCAGTCGCCCAGCAGATAAAAGCCCATCGCGCCGGTATCAGACAGCCCGGCATCCTTGGCCCGGTCCAGCAGCTGGATCGAAACGACCAGCAGCGCCGCCGCCGACAGCAGGCTGAGCCACATTTTGGCCTTCCGCTGCCGATCATCATACAGCAGCATCACCGCCCCGGCGATGAAAGGGATCAGGATCGGCGCGATGATCAGATGCGCGTTCATCTCGTTCATCTTTCGCGCTCCTGCCCGTCAACATGGTCGGTGCCGGTCGTCCCGCGAGAGGCGATCATCACCACCAGAAACAGCGCCGTGGTGGCAAAGCTGATGACGATGGCGGTCAGCACCAGCGCCTGCGGCAAGGGGTCGGTATAGGCGGCGGCATCGACAAAGCCGCCCTTGGGGATGATCGGCGGCGCGCCCGGGCGCAGCCGTCCCATCGAAAAGATGAACAGGTTGACCGCATAGGACAGAAGGCACAGCCCGATGATCACCTGAAAGGTGCGCGGACGCAGCAGCAGCCAGATCCCCGAAGCCGACATGATCCCGATCGCGGCGGACAGGACAAATTCCATCAGGCGGCCTCCCCTTCGGCTGCTTCGGCCTTGGCCTTGGCCTCTTCCTCTTCCTGTTCGCGCAGACGGGCGGCGCGCAGCGACTGGTGGGCGATGGCGATCAGCATCAGCACGGTCGCGCCCATGACCAGCGCAAAGACCCCGAGGTCAAAGGCCAGCGCCGAGGCGG
The Paracoccus alcaliphilus DNA segment above includes these coding regions:
- a CDS encoding Na+/H+ antiporter subunit C, with amino-acid sequence MEFVLSAAIGIMSASGIWLLLRPRTFQVIIGLCLLSYAVNLFIFSMGRLRPGAPPIIPKGGFVDAAAYTDPLPQALVLTAIVISFATTALFLVVMIASRGTTGTDHVDGQERER